The following are encoded in a window of Mustela nigripes isolate SB6536 chromosome 1, MUSNIG.SB6536, whole genome shotgun sequence genomic DNA:
- the G3BP2 gene encoding ras GTPase-activating protein-binding protein 2 isoform X2 gives MVMEKPSPLLVGREFVRQYYTLLNKAPEYLHRFYGRNSSYVHGGVDASGKPQEAVYGQNDIHHKVLSLNFSECHTKIRHVDAHATLSDGVVVQVMGLLSNSGQPERKFMQTFVLAPEGSVPNKFYVHNDMFRYEDEVFGDSEPELDEESEDEVEEEQEERQPSPEPVQENADSGYYEAHPVANGIEEPLEESSHEPEPEPEAEAKTEELKPQVEEKNLEELEEKSTSPPPAEPVSLPQEPPKPRVEAKPEVQSQPPRVREQRPRERPGFPPRGPRPGRGDIEQNESDNRRIIRYPDSHQLFVGNLPHDIDENELKEFFMSFGNVVELRINTKGVGGKLPNFGFVVFDDSEPVQRILIAKPIMFRGEVRLNVEEKKTRAARERETRGGGDDRRDIRRNDRGPGGPRGIVGGGMMRDRDGRGPPPRGGMAQKLGSGRGTGQMEGRFTGQRR, from the exons ATGGTTATGGAGAAGCCCAGTCCGCTGCTTGTAGGGCGGGAGTTTGTGAGGCAATATTATACTTTGCTGAATAAAGCTCCAGAATATTTACACAG GTTTTATGGCAGAAATTCTTCCTATGTTCATGGTGGAGTAGATGCTAGTGGAAAGCCCCAGGAGGCTGTTTATGGCCAAAAT GATATACACCACAAAGTATTATCGCTGAACTTCAGTGAATGTCATACTAAAATTCGTCACGTGGATGCTCACGCAACCTTGAGTGATGGAGTGGTGGTCCAGGTCATGGGTTTGCTATCTAATAGCGGACAGCCGGAGAGGAAGTTTATGCAGACCTTTGTTCTGGCTCCTGAA GGATCTGTTCCAAATAAGTTTTATGTTCACAATGATATGTTTCGTTATGAAGATGAAGTATTTGGTGATTCTGAACCAGAACTTGATGAAG AATCAGAAGATGAGGTAGAAGAGGAACAAGAAGAAAGGCAACCATCTCCAGAACCTGTGCAAGAAAACGCTGATAGTGGTTACTATGAAGCTCACCCTGTGGC TAATGGCATAGAGGAGCCTTTGGAAGAATCCTCTCATGAACCTGAACCTGAGCCAGAAGCTGAAGCAAAGACTGAAGAACTAAAGCCACAAGTGGAGGAGAAGAACTTAGAAGAGTTAGAGGAGAAGTcgacttctcctcctcctgccgaACCTGTTTCTCTGCCACAGGAACCACCAAAG CCAAGAGTTGAAGCTAAACCGGAAGTTCAGTCTCAGCCACCTCGTGTGCGTGAACAACGACCTAGAGAACGGCCTGGTTTCCCTCCTAGAGGACCGAGACCAG GCAGAGGAGATATTGAACAGAATGAATCTGACAACCGTAGAATAATCCGCTATCCAGACAGTCATCAACTTTTTGTTGGTAACTTGCCACATGATATTGATGAAAATGAACTGAAAGAGTTCTTCATGA GTTTTGGAAACGTTGTGGAACTTCGCATCAATACAAAGGGTGTTGGGGGAAAGCTTCCAAACTTCGGTTTTGTGGTTTTTGATGACTCTGAACCAGTTCAGAGAATCTTAATTGCAAAA ccTATTATGTTCCGAGGGGAAGTGCGTTTAaatgtggaagagaaaaaaacgAGAGCTGCGAGAGAGCGAGAAACCAGAGGTGGTGGTGACGACCGCAGGGATATTAGGCGCAACGACCGAGGTCCTGGTGGTCCCCGTGGCATAGTGGGCGGCGGAATGATGCGTGACCGGGACGGAAGAGGACCTCCTCCGAGAGGTGGCATGGCACAGAAACTTGGCTCTGGAAGAGGAACCGGGCAAATGGAAGGCCGCTTCACAGGACAGCGTCGCTGA
- the G3BP2 gene encoding ras GTPase-activating protein-binding protein 2 isoform X1 — protein MVMEKPSPLLVGREFVRQYYTLLNKAPEYLHRFYGRNSSYVHGGVDASGKPQEAVYGQNDIHHKVLSLNFSECHTKIRHVDAHATLSDGVVVQVMGLLSNSGQPERKFMQTFVLAPEGSVPNKFYVHNDMFRYEDEVFGDSEPELDEESEDEVEEEQEERQPSPEPVQENADSGYYEAHPVANGIEEPLEESSHEPEPEPEAEAKTEELKPQVEEKNLEELEEKSTSPPPAEPVSLPQEPPKAFSWASVTSKNLPPSGTVSSSGIPPHVKAPVSQPRVEAKPEVQSQPPRVREQRPRERPGFPPRGPRPGRGDIEQNESDNRRIIRYPDSHQLFVGNLPHDIDENELKEFFMSFGNVVELRINTKGVGGKLPNFGFVVFDDSEPVQRILIAKPIMFRGEVRLNVEEKKTRAARERETRGGGDDRRDIRRNDRGPGGPRGIVGGGMMRDRDGRGPPPRGGMAQKLGSGRGTGQMEGRFTGQRR, from the exons ATGGTTATGGAGAAGCCCAGTCCGCTGCTTGTAGGGCGGGAGTTTGTGAGGCAATATTATACTTTGCTGAATAAAGCTCCAGAATATTTACACAG GTTTTATGGCAGAAATTCTTCCTATGTTCATGGTGGAGTAGATGCTAGTGGAAAGCCCCAGGAGGCTGTTTATGGCCAAAAT GATATACACCACAAAGTATTATCGCTGAACTTCAGTGAATGTCATACTAAAATTCGTCACGTGGATGCTCACGCAACCTTGAGTGATGGAGTGGTGGTCCAGGTCATGGGTTTGCTATCTAATAGCGGACAGCCGGAGAGGAAGTTTATGCAGACCTTTGTTCTGGCTCCTGAA GGATCTGTTCCAAATAAGTTTTATGTTCACAATGATATGTTTCGTTATGAAGATGAAGTATTTGGTGATTCTGAACCAGAACTTGATGAAG AATCAGAAGATGAGGTAGAAGAGGAACAAGAAGAAAGGCAACCATCTCCAGAACCTGTGCAAGAAAACGCTGATAGTGGTTACTATGAAGCTCACCCTGTGGC TAATGGCATAGAGGAGCCTTTGGAAGAATCCTCTCATGAACCTGAACCTGAGCCAGAAGCTGAAGCAAAGACTGAAGAACTAAAGCCACAAGTGGAGGAGAAGAACTTAGAAGAGTTAGAGGAGAAGTcgacttctcctcctcctgccgaACCTGTTTCTCTGCCACAGGAACCACCAAAG GCTTTCTCCTGGGCTTCAGTGACCAGTAAAAACCTGCCTCCTAGTGGTactgtttcttcctctggaattccacccCATGTTAAAGCACCAGTCTCACAG CCAAGAGTTGAAGCTAAACCGGAAGTTCAGTCTCAGCCACCTCGTGTGCGTGAACAACGACCTAGAGAACGGCCTGGTTTCCCTCCTAGAGGACCGAGACCAG GCAGAGGAGATATTGAACAGAATGAATCTGACAACCGTAGAATAATCCGCTATCCAGACAGTCATCAACTTTTTGTTGGTAACTTGCCACATGATATTGATGAAAATGAACTGAAAGAGTTCTTCATGA GTTTTGGAAACGTTGTGGAACTTCGCATCAATACAAAGGGTGTTGGGGGAAAGCTTCCAAACTTCGGTTTTGTGGTTTTTGATGACTCTGAACCAGTTCAGAGAATCTTAATTGCAAAA ccTATTATGTTCCGAGGGGAAGTGCGTTTAaatgtggaagagaaaaaaacgAGAGCTGCGAGAGAGCGAGAAACCAGAGGTGGTGGTGACGACCGCAGGGATATTAGGCGCAACGACCGAGGTCCTGGTGGTCCCCGTGGCATAGTGGGCGGCGGAATGATGCGTGACCGGGACGGAAGAGGACCTCCTCCGAGAGGTGGCATGGCACAGAAACTTGGCTCTGGAAGAGGAACCGGGCAAATGGAAGGCCGCTTCACAGGACAGCGTCGCTGA